One window of the Deinococcus depolymerans genome contains the following:
- a CDS encoding nuclear transport factor 2 family protein produces the protein MPAPGDLDLILALDDQWNAAYHHRDPARLDAVLADDWLGFYHDGTPVTKQELLTGMQTNPTTPLSFERHAARVHGDTAITRGTLYAAGQRVQSFLRVYARQDGHWQAVSVQVIP, from the coding sequence ATGCCCGCACCCGGCGACCTCGACCTGATCCTCGCCCTGGACGACCAGTGGAACGCCGCGTACCACCACCGCGACCCGGCCCGGCTGGACGCCGTCCTGGCCGACGACTGGCTGGGCTTCTACCACGACGGCACCCCCGTCACGAAACAGGAACTCCTGACCGGCATGCAGACCAACCCCACCACCCCCCTCAGCTTCGAACGGCACGCCGCCCGGGTACACGGCGACACCGCCATCACACGCGGCACCCTCTACGCCGCAGGTCAGCGCGTACAGAGCTTCCTGCGCGTCTACGCCCGCCAGGACGGACACTGGCAGGCCGTCAGCGTGCAGGTCATCCCGTGA
- a CDS encoding sensor domain-containing diguanylate cyclase produces the protein MNLHASDAQRQIARYRSLVRVTAALSRHVRTDDLLRAMHEQVRLLFDTPITLLARCVPGGGWHCLTLESDNVAEQDIAPRPDGLLERVLRGTLRLENDLPAYLRRESLGIVRLHHRSDLPHTLSWMGVPLHAGEVTGVLSVQSYAQGAFTPEDLEFLELLGVHLSIALENAALHERVEREAHTDPLTGLWNRRGFGERGEAALRAAHRDGARFTLAVMDLQDFKAVNDRFGHAVGDEVLTGLGLLLRRLTGRGAHVFRLGGDEFAVLLPGDSGQARGTLSRWLEDVRGHPWPTAAPPHLNIGLAQAHPGYSMSDWLREADTQMYEAKRRRLHLLGTEADRAGD, from the coding sequence TTGAACCTACATGCCTCCGACGCGCAGCGGCAGATTGCCCGGTACCGGTCCCTGGTACGGGTGACGGCGGCCCTGTCACGGCACGTGCGGACCGATGACCTGCTGCGCGCCATGCATGAGCAGGTGCGGCTGCTGTTCGACACGCCCATCACGCTGCTGGCCCGCTGCGTGCCCGGTGGCGGCTGGCACTGCCTGACGCTGGAGAGCGACAACGTGGCCGAGCAGGACATCGCCCCCCGCCCGGACGGCCTGCTGGAGCGGGTGTTGCGCGGCACGCTGCGCCTGGAGAACGACCTGCCCGCGTACCTGCGCCGCGAGAGCCTGGGCATCGTGCGCCTGCACCACCGGTCGGACCTGCCGCACACCCTGTCGTGGATGGGCGTGCCGCTGCATGCCGGGGAGGTCACGGGCGTGCTGTCGGTGCAGAGTTACGCGCAGGGGGCGTTCACGCCCGAGGACCTGGAGTTCCTGGAGCTGCTGGGCGTACACCTGAGCATCGCGCTGGAGAACGCCGCGCTGCATGAACGGGTGGAACGTGAGGCGCACACGGACCCGCTGACCGGGCTGTGGAACCGCCGGGGTTTCGGGGAGCGCGGTGAGGCCGCCCTGCGTGCCGCGCATCGGGACGGCGCGCGCTTCACGCTGGCGGTCATGGACCTGCAGGATTTCAAGGCGGTCAATGACCGTTTCGGGCACGCGGTCGGTGACGAGGTCCTGACCGGACTGGGGTTGTTGCTGCGCCGACTGACCGGGCGCGGCGCGCACGTGTTCCGCCTGGGTGGCGACGAGTTCGCGGTCCTGCTGCCCGGCGACAGCGGGCAGGCGCGTGGCACGCTGTCACGCTGGCTGGAGGACGTCCGGGGGCACCCCTGGCCGACCGCCGCGCCGCCGCACCTGAACATAGGGCTGGCGCAGGCGCACCCCGGGTATTCCATGAGTGACTGGCTGCGCGAGGCGGACACCCAGATGTACGAGGCGAAACGGCGACGCCTGCACCTGCTCGGCACGGAAGCCGACCGGGCCGGTGACTGA
- a CDS encoding menaquinone biosynthesis protein, protein MDWGTPDPYRAGWIHFTNVAPILDSLVLPPGVTAITGVPTQMNAALLSGEVDIANISAVEFIRNADVLEALPDFSVAVLGPVYSVNLFHTRPLEELRRVALTAQSAMSVALLEVLLRERGLSPTLERAEGEAEALLSQGFDGVLRIGDSALREWYGVVGPLTPETTMTSLPHSARGISVTDLAEEWFRLTGHPFTFAVWAYRKDRPPPAALVQAMREARRDGIGHLADVAARHARKLGLPERVVQHYLWNFRYHLEAPDRLGLHEFAAKAVPGHAPLTFGPRPGPR, encoded by the coding sequence GTGGACTGGGGAACGCCCGACCCGTACCGCGCGGGTTGGATTCATTTCACGAATGTGGCGCCGATTCTGGATTCGCTGGTGCTGCCGCCCGGCGTGACGGCGATCACGGGCGTGCCGACGCAGATGAATGCGGCGCTGCTGTCGGGTGAGGTGGATATCGCGAACATCAGCGCGGTGGAGTTCATCCGGAACGCGGATGTGCTGGAGGCCCTGCCGGATTTCAGTGTGGCGGTGCTGGGGCCGGTGTACTCGGTGAATCTGTTTCACACGCGCCCGCTGGAGGAGTTGCGGCGGGTGGCGCTGACGGCGCAGTCGGCGATGAGTGTGGCGCTGCTGGAGGTGCTGCTGCGCGAGCGGGGCCTGAGCCCCACGCTGGAGCGGGCCGAGGGTGAGGCGGAAGCGCTGCTCTCGCAGGGGTTCGACGGGGTGCTGCGGATCGGGGACAGTGCGCTGCGGGAGTGGTACGGGGTGGTGGGGCCGCTGACGCCGGAGACGACCATGACCAGCCTGCCGCACTCGGCGCGGGGGATCAGCGTGACGGATCTGGCGGAGGAGTGGTTCCGCCTGACGGGGCATCCGTTCACGTTCGCGGTGTGGGCGTACCGCAAGGACCGCCCGCCGCCTGCGGCGCTGGTGCAGGCGATGCGGGAGGCGCGGCGCGACGGGATCGGGCACCTGGCGGACGTGGCGGCGCGGCACGCGCGGAAGCTGGGGTTGCCGGAGCGGGTGGTGCAGCATTACCTGTGGAACTTCCGCTACCACCTGGAAGCGCCGGACCGGCTGGGCCTGCACGAGTTCGCGGCGAAGGCCGTGCCGGGTCACGCACCGTTGACGTTCGGCCCCCGCCCCGGCCCGCGCTGA
- a CDS encoding DUF3006 family protein: MKPEPVRPETESVGEASGETPRADSAATQDAPAGNAPTERWTVDGIEDTPAGPVARLERPDGRTVLRPLPDLPPGLREGDLLAVTDGPDGVSLQRLPEETAARRRAAQTALDTLNAADRAALPLNDDGEITL, encoded by the coding sequence GTGAAGCCTGAACCTGTTCGTCCCGAAACAGAATCGGTGGGAGAGGCGTCAGGGGAAACCCCGCGCGCCGACAGCGCCGCCACGCAGGACGCCCCTGCCGGGAACGCCCCCACCGAGCGCTGGACGGTGGACGGAATCGAGGACACCCCGGCCGGCCCGGTGGCCCGCCTGGAACGCCCGGACGGGCGGACCGTCCTCCGGCCCCTGCCGGACCTGCCACCCGGCCTGCGCGAGGGCGACCTGCTGGCCGTCACCGACGGCCCGGACGGCGTGAGCCTGCAACGGCTGCCGGAAGAGACCGCCGCGCGCCGCCGCGCCGCCCAGACGGCCCTGGACACCCTGAACGCGGCCGACCGCGCCGCCCTGCCCCTGAACGACGACGGAGAGATCACCCTGTGA
- the mqnE gene encoding aminofutalosine synthase MqnE → MKWLSDPALAPIVEKVEAGARLTFAEGMQLYDTRDLNTLMRLANLRKQQLHGDRVYFVHSMRLEFTNICYVGCTFCAFAAHKNEARAWDYSPEQVAEQVRRRYLPGITELHMSSGHHPNHRWEYYPEMVRGLREAFPDLQVKAFTAAEIEHLSKISKKPTLEVLRELQAAGLAAMPGGGAEIFADRVRRQVAKNKVKAEKWLQIHSEAHSLGMRTNATMLYGHIETLEERLDHMDRLRTLQDDSVARFGGGFHAFIPLAFQPLGNTLAQNLGKTDFTTGLDDLRNLAVARIYLDNFPHIKGYWVMIGSELTQVSLDWGVSDIDGTIQEEHIAHAAGATSPMKLSEQGMIRMIQHAGRTPVLRDAYYNELATFPRTPATEAAD, encoded by the coding sequence ATGAAGTGGCTCTCCGACCCCGCACTCGCGCCCATCGTGGAAAAGGTCGAGGCCGGCGCACGCCTGACCTTCGCCGAGGGCATGCAGCTGTACGACACCCGCGACCTGAACACCCTGATGAGACTGGCGAACCTGCGCAAGCAGCAGCTGCACGGCGACCGGGTGTACTTCGTGCACTCCATGCGGCTGGAATTCACGAACATCTGCTACGTGGGCTGCACCTTCTGCGCGTTCGCCGCGCACAAGAACGAGGCGCGGGCCTGGGACTACAGCCCCGAACAGGTCGCCGAACAGGTCCGCCGCCGCTACCTGCCCGGCATCACCGAACTGCACATGAGCAGCGGCCACCACCCCAACCACAGGTGGGAGTACTACCCCGAGATGGTGCGCGGCCTGCGCGAGGCCTTCCCGGACCTGCAGGTCAAGGCCTTCACCGCCGCCGAGATCGAACACCTGAGCAAGATCAGCAAGAAACCCACCCTGGAGGTCCTGCGCGAACTGCAGGCCGCCGGGCTGGCCGCCATGCCCGGCGGCGGCGCCGAGATCTTCGCCGACCGCGTGCGCCGGCAGGTCGCGAAGAACAAGGTCAAGGCCGAGAAATGGCTGCAGATTCACAGCGAGGCGCACTCCCTGGGCATGCGCACCAACGCCACCATGCTGTACGGCCACATCGAGACGCTGGAAGAACGCCTGGACCACATGGACCGCCTGCGGACGTTGCAGGACGACTCCGTGGCCCGCTTCGGCGGTGGGTTCCACGCGTTCATCCCGCTGGCGTTCCAGCCGCTCGGGAACACCCTGGCGCAGAACCTCGGCAAGACCGACTTCACCACCGGCCTCGACGACCTGCGCAACCTCGCCGTGGCCCGCATCTACCTCGACAACTTCCCGCACATCAAGGGCTACTGGGTCATGATCGGCAGCGAACTCACGCAGGTCAGCCTCGACTGGGGCGTGTCCGACATCGACGGCACCATCCAGGAGGAACACATCGCGCACGCCGCCGGAGCGACCAGCCCCATGAAACTCAGCGAACAGGGCATGATCCGCATGATCCAGCACGCCGGCCGCACCCCCGTCCTGCGCGACGCGTACTACAACGAACTGGCGACCTTCCCCCGCACCCCGGCCACCGAAGCCGCCGACTGA